The genomic segment TTCAAGGAGGGCGTCGTGGTGGACGACGTGGTCGACGACATGACCGAGCTCGTCTCGGAGATGGACATGGTGAAATCATTCGAGTGGTATGGTGTATGTGCATTGACGCGTTGCCGTTGCGCTTCCTTTTCGGTGTTGAAGCTAGGATAACTTGATTTCGAGGTAGGGTAGGTAAAACTGGAAACCAAACGTAAGGTAGAAGTCTGAATTTCTGTCGAGGAAAAAAGCCTGAATGTGTTGAACTTCTTCAAAGACTGTTCCTGTACTGCCttcagaaaggaaaaaatggCTCTCCCTTTACTGAATATCTTGCTGCATTTGCTCTCAAATAAAGCCATTTCCTGGATCATGATTCAGAGTAGCTAAAAGATTAGTTACTGAACTACAACCATGAATCTATGATCCCCATGTTGTTTCGTGCTGGTTACAGGGGGCAGGACGTGCTGAACCAGGAAATGCTGACGCAGGGCTTCACCCACGTCTTCTCGCTGGCCTTCGCCTCCGCTGACGACCTGACGAGCTACATGAGCCACGAGAGGCACGCCGCGTTCGCCGGCACGTTCATGGCCGCACTCGAGAAGGTCCTCGTCATCGACTTCCCCGTCGTCATCGCCAAGCCACCGCCTCCGCTACCGCCGGCATGATCTAGCCCAGCATCCGTGAAGGCAGGCGAAGCATCTGCATGCCGACCATCGCATGGTGCCTTTTCAGGCAGTATATCCATCTATATGCAGTTGTGATTGATGTACCTCAGCCTCCTACATTGCTTGTTCTGCTGTCCCTGGTACGTGTAGTTGTAAGCAGGGGCCAAGCTACATGTTCCCACCCGAGTGCAATTAATTTCACCTACCGTGCACCATTTACATCTAAACATGTGCACCACTAAGCTTAAATATGTTGAAGTGTGCATTCAGGTTTTTGGAGCTCTAGCTTCGCCTCTGCCTGTAAGGCAAATCTATACCGTGCATTCCGTTCAAGCCTCGTTTGGTTATCTTTGGAATAAATCTTTGGTGATCTTTCTGGCAGTAGCTACTTCTATAACTTGTAATTTCTCTCTTTTCGGTGTTTATGATGGATTGATGGATTCCTAATCGAGTTTTATTACTCGGTCGTGCTTAAACTTTGGCAAAAGCTAGTTCGGTAGTACAGTAGTTACTCGTGCATTGGTAAACAATGAGATGTCGGCGCCTTCCTGTGAAGGCATTTAAACTCCATCCGAAGAGGAGCGGTGTTTACCTTTCTCGCCCTCCTTTTCTTTCGTTTTCATTTAGGGAAATGGTGTTTCTTTATCTCTCTAGCCTTCATAACGAGCAACATCAAGCTTCCaatagtgtacaacctctgagGTTTCAAGTGAAATTGGAAAAATGGCCAAAAAGGCACCAACTGATAGCATGTCAAATGCTGAAATTTGAGTACCATTATCTCACCCTTGTATAAGGATGACAAGAAATGGACATTTTGCAGTTATCGTCAAGAACTTTCTTTTGTGATCTACGGTAATGGGACAATGGTCATCCTATGTATAATGCATACTTTCGCAATCGTCATGCATAATTCACGACCCATTGCATACTTCAGTGACACGAGTCAAATGAGTTTGTATACAATATTTGCCATCactatatatgcatacatatcgTGGACGGCGATTTGTTGGTTGTTCAACTTTCCATTTTCTTCCATTGATCCATTCTTGCAACGATAGAAATGTGCAGCCAGTAAGATTGCCTACTTGTAGAATTGGAAAAGACCCAAGCAAGAATGCACCGAGTGATCAAATGCAAGACTGAACTCGTTGCTTTCAGCTTCTCAAGGGTCACTAGTCACCATCATATCCATATAAACAGGGAAGTTAAACAAAACTTACAAGCCTCAACCTTATCAAACATAGTTGCTTGGATGCTCACTACTAGAATCGATCTTTTTTAAATCTGCTATTTTTAGGGCAGAAGGTATATCTGAAACAGTATGAACACTGCCGGCAGCTCAGCACACCATTACACATCTAGTCATGTACAAGCCAGATCACCATTCGTAAGTCCATATGTTGCATACCTTGAAAGCATGAGTGATAAATCGTCTCATGTACTGGTTTCTTGATAAGGTAAAGCTAAAATCCAGACACAACGTAAAAGATACTGCTGCGTGATCAGATGTATGTTTAAGCATGTATAGTTTTACACACTGTTGTAGCAGGTGTactaagaaacaaaaaaataaagggGAAGAAGTGAAGAAGACGACACGAAAAAAGAAGTGACAATTTTGTCCTAGTGTGGCAACATGGTTGCTTGGCAAATGGAGGTAGCTGATGATGGAGATGGTAGCTCCACGTTGGGTGATATCACCATCAGTCTCTTTCCTCTGCTATTCTATTAGCAATTTGGCATGGAGTAGCAGATAAAATCCAGAGCAAGAAACAAAACCAAGGGACGCAGCAGAATCTAAGACAAGTCGTTCTCTCGTGGAAAGCTGCAGGAACGTGAAGCTCTCACGAGAGTACAAACTGGAAAGGAGAAGCAAACCGTACCTCCTCTAGTTGTATGCTGGGACGGTGATTAAAATTTCACCGAAATTTCAGGAATTTTTGAGGGGAAAGGAATATCTAATTTCGGAATTTTCTCTCACTGACAAATGGGAGCCGCAGACCACAGGACGAAAAATGACACAAGATTCTAcgaaattttatgaattttggtctttttgccggtgaacgaaaaaaattgtaaaactaaattgaaatccctggcTGGGACAGCTTGAGACCAACCCCGAGGTGAGATCAAGTGCATTAAATTTGCACCCTCGTCAGACTTTGTAACACAGAAGCTACTACATGGATATCAATATATAACTGTAGAAATCACATGACCAAAGAGCAGCATGATGGAAACAGATGGCGTTTAGTTCCAGATCACAGCATGCAGAATGAAAGACATGGCAACCATCTGACAGGCTGAAACCATCTGTAAACATGTGGTGCCTCAGGAACCAGCACTTGAGAACTAAATCGATGCACAAGTGTGTCACAAAGAATAGCCATGCGAAATATTTGATGGTAAGGTGCAGGAATCTGAATCTTTGCAGATATCGACTGCACTGCAGATTATAGACACACAGTGCCGCTGCACCACTATGAAATGATGCTAGAATCGCTGGTATCACGGCTACTGCTGAATTGCATTAGAAGGGTGACTAGCAGAAGCAATGGAGGTAAACATTGGTTTCTAGTGTACCTCACAAAGCAATGCTGAATCAAAACACACTCTATGATGTTGTGTTAACTGTACCAGCACACACAGCTGAAATTATCCGGAAAAgagtaaaaaggaaaagaaagaagacaaTGATCCCACAAACAGCAATCTAGACAATGATCCCACAAACAGcaatctctcctctctctatagCACATTTTTATTTCATGGTGTCTTCCGAAACTCATTTGACACACTAGAATCTATAAGTTTGAAAAACTGTAAATACAGCAATTCCCTTGTTGGTTTGGTTTGCTAAATTGCACCAAATTTCCAAGTCAATGGAAGTACAGGGGGAAGCAGTGAGCATTGACCTGTCCGAGAATTCGAGATCAAGGCGGGGTCTTGAATGCCTGCACGACGAGCGAGAACCCCGgcgcggcggcctcctcctccagccAGAGCCGGCTCTCGAGCGCGCTCCTCGCCCGGAGCATGACGACCGCGCACCCCGGTGGGTCCCGGAACCACCAGCCGTGCAGGTCCCACATGACGTCGACGGGCGCGCCGTCGACAAAGACAGTCTGGTTCCCTCTGAAGTTCCACCGCAGGCGGCGCGTGTGGACCGCGCGCTTCCCGTCGACGTTGACCCAcagctcctcctcgccgccccgGGAGGTCGTCGAGCAGCCGACGCTGACCTCGTGCTCCGGCGCGCCCTCCGCGAACCGGACCCGCGCGGTGTGCATCGCGGTCGCCGTCGGGAGGTGGTGTCCGTCTCCGGGCGCCACGACGCGGTCCCGGCGCGCGACGGGGAGGAAGCGGGCCTTGGGGATCTGGCCCTCGAACTTGGCCTTGACGAACTCGGCGGCGAGGTCGCCGACCGCCAGCACGAGCTCGGcgttggcgacggcgacgaAGTAGAACCCGGAGACCGGCTCCGGTGACGAGCCGTAGCGTGCGGCGGTGAGATCCCAGAACACGGCAAGCGGGGGTCCGCCGGGGTCAGACGGGACGGAGCGGGTGCCtttgcggcggcggaggagcacgGTGGGGGCGGCGGGCGAGGGGGCAAAGGCGAGAGTGGGGCCGAGCGGGGAGTGGGACCatgtgaggtggaggaggagcggcggggaggaggtggagagtgGGGTGGCGCGGTAGGAGACGGCGACGGAGAGGGTGGACGGGGAGGCGGGCGAGCTGGGGGAGGAGGCGGAAGCGACGAGGGTGGAGGATGGCGTGGTGCATGCGACGCGGACGGCGCCGTCGGCGACGCAGGATGCGAGGTCCCGCACGGAGGACGGGAGAAGAAGGCTCGACGCACTCACCATTTGGGAGTGGCAGACTGGGTCTCCCTCGCGAGGACTCGATGAGGTGTGAGATGCGTGggggagagaggaagggagggagggagagaggaggtgggGATTATGAGCTCAACTGGTGCGGTGGGGGCGGGGAAAAGCGACCCGACGGCGAGGGTGGTGGGCGGCAGAGTGGTAACTGCCGgagcggggcggggcggggcggggcgagGCGCGGGGAGGATGCTTCGGCTTTACGCGTAGCAGAGACAGCCCTGGCCGTCGGATCATGAATGGAAGGCACAGGATCCGGCGTGCTCATATGGATGTAGCAGTGAGGGCGTGTAAAACGAGGTGATGTCAGCTGTTTAGAAAGagttatttaatattttatttgatgtaaaagaaagaaaaataagataaaaaagaaACCGTCTATTAATTAATAGATAGTCTAAAATATCAGGCTATAGTAATTTTCctattatataaatattatctgttatttgtaacttaattttttatgtgTAATTTAACAATTGAGTATCATTTAGATTATTTATAACTAACTTACGATAGTTTATCTATTACATTCTATATATTAGATATATCAACCATACGTACACTGTACATGCTAATTACAAGGATCGAGCCTAGAGGCTAGGGGAGGGCTAGGGCTAGCAGTTACAAGAGAGACGGTGCACTTCTTCACCGTTGATGATGCTGAGACTGTTCCTGAACTGCTGAAACGATGCCGTAGGAAGGCCCTTACGTCTGCAAATTACTGATCAGTAGGGACATGTAAAACTCTGAACTCGCCGAGTGCCACTTTCTCGCGAACAAAGTGCACTCTCTCTTCAACCCGCTGGCTTCGGCGATCGATCCGGCGCATCCCCAACACGTCTGCAGGCTAGCCTACGGCATCATCCTGCTCACGCTCCACGCGAATTACTGTAGATAGCAAATCAGATGTTGATGAGTGCGGGTTCTTGGATTCCTCCTCCATTTGGGTTATATGTAATATAAAACAATTATGTTTAGAACATCAAAGCTTATATGCTGATGCTTATCCATGAGCGGCACCAATGTCAGACTGCTGAAAGACTGGGTATTACAGCTAGACCATCATCTGGCTGCAGTCGCGAGTAGTTGAGGATTGCTCAAGCAGGAAAGGAGAAAGTGCCAAGCCTAATGCAAGGAGACCTTGGGCGCCGATCCTGTGGGTTGAGGAGCCGGCAAGGTCAAACTTCAGGACGGGCGATGGTTCCAGATGCTTCCTGCAACATGCGCCAAATCCTCAACGCTAATGTGCTGCCGATCCCAATGGTTTCAGTTTCCACCGAAGGGCCGAACTAGCCAACCAAGCTTGTCtgccattttcttcttcttttaatcTTTCTGTTTTGGCCAGTATATTTTAGGTTTAGACTGAGAATTAAATCTAATCTGTAGAGCTCATTTTCATCAGATTTTAGATCGTGAGATTTTATTAGTATAACTTGATCTGTGTGGAttgtaaaattaaattttatatcgtgatcgtttgtttttgtttttgcttttagAATTACAATCCATAATCAgtataaaaaacaaaaagagtCTCGATGTAAACTCAAATCTCTATCCACATAATTctagtaaataaataaaagtggCTAAAGAAACAGAAGAGGTGAAGTGTCGGGTCAGGCCGGCAGATGATCAATGATGGCAAACTGGAGATGGATCAGtgcaccatgcatgcatcactGATGATGTTCCCGTCGACAGGCATCATGATGAACAAAAGAGATGGATACGGTCATCCAACAACGCATATGCCAATGCCAACAACTCCCAGGATCACGAATCCAGTTGAATACAATGCAAACCTTGTCGCCTTATTATCTGCACGACTTTAGTTACGGTTTCGCCTCCCAATGATTGGGGATTAAGTAATGGATAAACAGCGTCAAGCAAGGCAAGATGGAGATTTAGAAATGAAGCAAATACTTGCTACCTTGTCTCTTGGCTAATGTCTCCGTGATTCAACATTTAAGGTACCAACCCTGCACTGATCTCTCTTGAATCTTAAAACTCCGGCACACACATACCGCAGAAAATGTGTCGCAGTCGCACAGAAATAGAACCATAATCTCATAAATTTGCCCCCATCTTGACAGATCATTATACGTAACCGTGAGAATTTACCTGATTAGGCAATAGTAATGGGACTACCTATACCCGTCTCGTTGTCGATATGTACATTGtctatcataaaaaaaaaatctagttcAGTAAGAAACACATGAAGCAAACTGAGGGTTTGATCCTTGGTGGATAAGAGGTACAACGACCTCCACTAACCATCCAAACCGAGATCATAAGCAATATAAAGTAGGATATATTAACAATCAGTTAAATCGTGtcttatattttgaaatgaAGGGAGTAAACTGGTAGCTTTATCAGTCATGGAGTAATCTTCTTCGATAACTGAGAACCCTGGCAATACCAGGCACTTGATCCCAGAAGCATTAAATTTTCTTCATTGTTTGTtgactttattttttttagttcgAGGGAGCTAAAAAAAGAGTTGTCCCATGCTGAATACTTGGTAAAGCAGAAATGAGACACTCACCTGAAAACATGGGAAGTAGGATCACTGAAAACAATAGACAACTCTTTTAACAATCGGCAAAAAATCGAAGCAATTGTTAATTCGGTTTCTTCTCGGATCAGATGATGTGGATTGTTAATTCAGTTTCTTCTCAGATCAGATGATGTGGAATGCATGCACAATGGTCTACAATCTACATTATCTAATCCCGCCGGTCGGCAAACAGAAAAATTGTATTGACATGAAACCGAAAGAGGCTAGCAGTATTCTGCTCAGTTCGATCGTAcctatattttcttttcttgttaaACTGGGAGTTGACAATGAAGGTCTACAGATGCAGCGAACACAAGTTGACAAAAGAGCCTTCTGTTTCTGATCTACGTACTATAGAACCAGCTGATGCGATAATATTATGCAATTGGTGAGAAGCTATATTACTCCAGCTGACAGCAGCAAGGCAGTTGAGCGGTTGACGAGAAGGAAGAGAAGCATAACCTTAAATTCAGATTTCCAATTAAAGGTGTGCATTAGGAACGAGGACACAGTTGCTGCCAAGTAGAGACGAACTTGTCTTCTTCCATGCTCTAGTTTGAATGGCTCCTCATGCTACCTGCAAGTTGCAACTGCCTAAAATGATACAAACTGTTGATCAGCATGAGAAGTTTCCACTCCATCAAGAGCCCAGTTGGTCCTTGTTTAGCAACcaacagcttgaagaatcattccacaGTACATGATTTCGTACTCGCTTGTTTAAATTGGTGAAGTGGAATCAAGACTAATGGTTCAGCATTGCTGGAGTGATACAAATTGGAGGCACGAGGTATCACCGTATTCCAACAATTTGCAGCACCTGCTATGAGATGGGTGGAAGAACTGTTCACGCAGAAGGTGTAGCAGGAATGCAGAATGCATGTTTCCACGAACACATAAAGGGATGATCAAACTGAATGCTATTCCTGGGCAACCTTGTCCAGTTCTTCACGAGCTCATGAGGCGAGTTCATTGCACTCAAGAAAATAGAATAGCGCCGATTCTAAGATGGTGGCTCCAGATCTGTCGGCCCAAGACTTTGCAACGTCAAACTGCACAATATTTTCATATGACCAGTATGAAGGTATTGTACAAGTCAAATCAAAATAGTTGATTTCGTGCGTTATAAAACATCACTCATTTTTCTTTACTAGAGGGAGTATTTGCAAACCAAAATAATCCGTAAAACAAAATGACTGAATCTATTTTAGACCCGAAGTAGTACATTAGGTAGGCAAAAATGTGACGGCAACATGAATACTGAAGTGTTGAATCGAAACTGATAATTGGATGAACAATGTGGGGAGGTATCAGTGGATCATGGATCACTTCTGGTCCCCTGACATGTGAGATGTATGATGAGAGGAAAAAAGCATGACTACAATCTAGTACCGCCATAAATCAAAGCATATGCCAGTGCCAACAACTACCAGTATCACAAAATAAATGGAATACAATGACAAGTCTGTCAATTCATCACTACAAAACTCAGTACCAAAACAAACGGAATGATTTAGGGATTAACTAATGAATAAACGACATTAAGGAAAGCAAGATGAAGGATTAGAAACAAAGCAAAAGCTTGCACCATTGTCACATGGCTAGTGtctccatttttgttgaaaGCGGCTCATGTTAACCATAGACCTAGCACAGTATTTTCGTTCAACATTTAATGTACCAACTATGTACTAACCGCTCTTAAATTGCAAAAGTCCAACAAACATATGGCAGATAAAAAGTGTTGCATGGGATGCAACCTTAATCTCATAATTTTGCCCCTCCTTGCCAGTCCATGGTATTAACTAACAGACAGAATATGCCAGGGACTCACCTACTGCTGAAGCAGGTTCTGCACAAGGACCTGACCATTGGTCCATGGATGGGTCCATGAATCATGAACCAATCTGATCTGAGAAATGAGAATGTGAAATATGGTTAAAAATTCTAAGTTCAAATATAGCAAATTAAACTATGGAGCAATGTGAGAATATGATAATGTGATACATTCATTGGCTAAATCACTCGTTGATCCCGGAAGCACTATAAAATTGGCTCATGGTTTGTTGACATTGTTTTCAGATTCGAGGAAAAATTGGTATAGCAGAAGTGACTAAATGAGACACTCACCTCAAAACAAGGCAGGCAGGATCTCTGAGAACAATAGGCAGCGATTCTGCAGCTTTCAACAACAAGCAGAAACAGAAATTAAATGCTAATAATGCAAATTAGTTAGTTCCTTCTTATGGAAAATCGGGTAACATGGGTCTTCACACACAAGGGACCACATAATTTAATTCAGTTACCAAGGAGATGTATGCCAGGAAGTGTGAGAAGAAAATATTATGCTGTAGTTCAGGTACACCTGTATGTTCGCGTGACTGGTAGTGTACACTGAACATGGCTACTTTTCTTCTTGTTGAATTAGAACAAGTTGAGAATGAAGGTTTTATAAATGAAAACACAAGTCGACAAAATAGGCCTTTCTATTTCTAACCTACTATTCCACTAGCTGACAAGATAATATTGTGCACCTGAGAAGAAGATATATTTCTCTAATTGACAGCACCAAGGCAGTTGAGGAGATGGCACAGAGCCTTCTCTGATCTTACCGAACAGAAAGAAGAGAAACATTAGCAGGTATGCAATTCAGATTTCCATATAAAAGGCATATTGCACTCACTAGGGAGGATAGCAGGTTGCTCCCAATTGGAAATGAACTTCTCTTCTTCTGTCCTTGTGCAGTTGGAGCGGCCCCATGCTAGCTGCAAGTTGCAACAGCTCATAATACTATAATCTTCTGATCAGCATGAGAAGTCTCCATTAAATCACGAGCCCACTTGGTCCTAGTTAAGCATGCAACAGCTTGGCAGTGAAGAATCCTTCCACAGTGACATGATTATGTAGTGCTCAACATACTATTTTGTCCTCTACTTTGTGGAAGCCACTGAACATTTATGTACAAGGACTTACAGATCAGTTTCCTAAAGGCCCCATCTTACCAAAAATTCTGTATCTGTAATAAGATTACGAAATATCTAACATATCAGTTGCCTAGAGCACACAATGCCCCCATATTATACAATTTTCAGTAACTGTAATGAGATTAGGACTTATTGTGGGGAACTATCCAAatattattctaattaatcattgagtcgatcatttacataattacaatcgTAATGATTAataagaatatcatcccggtagtcccaacATGTGTTTTATGTCTAAAATCCAAACACATGTATTTCCAACATAtgtcatcacaacaaagtttaataaagagcgagtaataaaattatattacaagtttttaaaagattatcatttacaacaatttacaacataCAAATACTAGGAGGATAAAAGAATAGTTTCACCTTCTAGCCACCTAGAGATACTCAACGAAAAACAAaatctatgaacaacaaaagatggatgGAGCTAGTTGCCCTGAGGCGCCACTCCAAAACCTCGTcactcgagtagtttgcactacacCTGCCCTTCACCTACATCAGCGGTTGTAAAGTAACCAAACACTAGCTCATCATCACCTGTAGCACCTGTAAAAGCAGCGTcttaggtacatataataacccgccttcaaggattatgcatttagaaGAGTTAGCAAGGAATtgaccataaggttaagtagattcatatgCAAAGACAATTTTGACACAAAAGTGTGAGCATCTACCCATAACCACATATACCATTATATCCTGAGATTCATAACCCAAACATATCTGTAATAGAACTATCTTATCTCATCAATAGGCATCACCAACTATTTCCCAACATATCATACCATCATCCCACATCGGTACTCTACGACTTTtgtaaatggacagaagcatgctcatgaccgagagcgtggtaattcgaattatttttacaccctgcaagggtacatctttactcacACGACTCGAGACCATTCGACTTGCGTGATCACACAGacccacacaaggggtactcgtgtcaacctttctcgagtaagccccaaccatttgaacatgcgTCTCTAGGTGCGGGGTCATCTAGAATTACTCTcaaagcaaactagatacctctacaagccaaTTATACTCACGACACCCGAGACGTGCAAGCCAAAGGGTCATAGCTACACGAGGTATTTATCTCATCCTTCCCATAATCAGATATGTGGTTAGACAGATAGTGCTATAGCTAACTGCAACAATAGTcaatgcttaaatgatgcaagcaggCTGGGAGAGCCATATAGCTCTTAAGCAGAGTGTTTGGTTGACTGCATGAACGGATGTAATGATAGATATAGTGAACCTGTGAAGatgtttggttgcctgtatgagcggatgcaatgaTCTTGTGACCCGAGACTAACGAGTGGGTTCTATTGACACTGTAGCTCATGCATCCTGCATCCGCCCAGCCTAGATGCGAGTGAAGCTCAATTTGAACGTATCATACAACCAGGATGACTCATGCAGGTTGCATCCGCTACGCAAGCAACCAAACAGACTTCTATACGGGAATGCATGAGCGAATACAAATTTCTCGTATATATAGGCTCGAATACAGCAAACCAAATAGACCCTAATGACCTCACCAGTCTCCACCTCGGAAACACCAGAAACTGAACCCTCAGCAAACTTGAGCGCAATGCCTCCTTGTTGAGTTTGAAACTGTGCCTTCCTTTggcttctcctctccctccacTTCACTGTAACAACTTTAGATGATTCCTTGCCTGGGCTCTCACCCAGGATTCACAAAACCATTGAAAACCGCTTGATATTTGTAAAAACCGGTCAATTCGGTCCGCACCGCATTTTGAATTCGAtcggttttcaaatttgaattcaaaaagtaaaaataaataaaattattacaaaaaattctaaaaatactagagacaattctaagaccttctatggaaaaacatttcaaaaataatatcattcgcatcatattttatagagagaaagtttgaaaaaagaaaaagaaaaatgctgaAATGGGACGTATGAATAGGATGATTTGGCccatcacgttaaggaaaagcttaacatgcaaacacttttttttttggtgtatgtcatatcttaagaggatctaaAATTGGTTtaacttcatttagagttttattaattccTCCATaaattttacaaagttcacaagcaacattgtaattaactttttcatgtctaccattatttttcctacataaataatagtataagtaaactaatataaatggtttcattaattttggagatgtgatggtgagttatgaattaatctagttgtaacacatttacataatcatgcatgttaaaataactatttcatgagttcatgtatttttaaaacacataggatcatgtaagaagactaataaaattagtttcatgatttttggattagcaaatcaTCAAAAATTGGCACGCTCCAAGAGATTTGGATTGGGAATTAAGTAATAACCATGCAAATATATACCTGGAACATGCCAACCTCGCGATTGTGATAGGACTCGGGCAGCAGCAACCGCCAGAGACACCCTCACGAAGTGCCCCGCCGGCAGCACGGCGCCCCGCGCTGGGCCACCGCAGTGATAGGCTGCAGCCCGGTGTAGCCAAATTGGAGTGGCTGGAGCACGATCACCAGATCCTCAACCCAGTGCCAGTCTGCCAGACAAGAACAAAGCCAAGCAGCACGGACACGAATAGAGCAGAGACAAGGACAACAAAGGTGCACGCCGCCGCGAGCAGCCCAAAGGCT from the Phragmites australis chromosome 19, lpPhrAust1.1, whole genome shotgun sequence genome contains:
- the LOC133900690 gene encoding stress-response A/B barrel domain-containing protein At5g22580-like, which codes for MGEVKHLCLVKFKEGVVVDDVVDDMTELVSEMDMVKSFEWGQDVLNQEMLTQGFTHVFSLAFASADDLTSYMSHERHAAFAGTFMAALEKVLVIDFPVVIAKPPPPLPPA
- the LOC133900040 gene encoding uncharacterized protein LOC133900040: MVSASSLLLPSSVRDLASCVADGAVRVACTTPSSTLVASASSPSSPASPSTLSVAVSYRATPLSTSSPPLLLHLTWSHSPLGPTLAFAPSPAAPTVLLRRRKGTRSVPSDPGGPPLAVFWDLTAARYGSSPEPVSGFYFVAVANAELVLAVGDLAAEFVKAKFEGQIPKARFLPVARRDRVVAPGDGHHLPTATAMHTARVRFAEGAPEHEVSVGCSTTSRGGEEELWVNVDGKRAVHTRRLRWNFRGNQTVFVDGAPVDVMWDLHGWWFRDPPGCAVVMLRARSALESRLWLEEEAAAPGFSLVVQAFKTPP